The following proteins come from a genomic window of Actinopolyspora saharensis:
- the nadA gene encoding quinolinate synthase NadA — protein sequence MAATAATSGGDGVPAGIDAAAVRRTEDGYTGVTGDAEWAAEVRRLAERRNAVLLAHNYQLPEIQDVADHTGDSLALSRIAAESTAEEIVFCGVHFMAETAKILSPEKTVLIPDERAGCSLADSITAEDLRSWRAEFVRAGEPEPVVVSYVNTTAEVKAETDICCTSSNAVDVVRSVPEDRPVLFCPDQFLGAHVKRVTGRQNLHVWAGECHVHAGINGAELAERAASEPDADLFIHPECGCATSALYLAGDGAVDSERVKILSTGGMLDAARETGASSVLVATEVGMLHQLRTAAPEIDFRAVNDRASCKYMKMITPAALLRCLSEGADRVEVAPETAVEARSAVERMISIGRPGGGE from the coding sequence ATGGCCGCGACAGCAGCCACTTCCGGTGGCGACGGCGTACCGGCCGGGATCGACGCAGCGGCCGTGCGGCGCACCGAGGACGGGTACACGGGCGTCACGGGAGACGCGGAGTGGGCAGCGGAAGTGCGTCGGCTGGCCGAGCGGCGCAACGCGGTGCTGCTCGCGCACAACTACCAGCTTCCCGAGATCCAGGACGTCGCGGACCACACCGGTGACTCGTTGGCGTTGAGCAGGATCGCGGCGGAGAGCACGGCCGAGGAGATCGTCTTCTGCGGTGTGCACTTCATGGCCGAGACGGCCAAGATCCTGAGTCCGGAGAAGACGGTGCTGATTCCGGACGAGCGGGCGGGGTGCTCGCTCGCCGACTCGATAACGGCCGAGGACCTGCGTTCGTGGCGCGCCGAGTTCGTGCGCGCGGGTGAGCCCGAGCCCGTGGTCGTCTCCTACGTCAACACCACGGCCGAGGTCAAGGCCGAGACCGACATCTGCTGCACGTCCTCGAACGCGGTGGACGTCGTCCGCTCGGTTCCCGAGGACCGCCCCGTGCTGTTCTGCCCGGACCAGTTCCTGGGCGCGCACGTCAAGAGGGTGACCGGCAGGCAGAACCTGCACGTGTGGGCGGGTGAGTGCCACGTGCACGCCGGGATCAACGGGGCCGAGCTCGCCGAGCGCGCCGCTTCCGAACCGGACGCGGACCTGTTCATCCACCCCGAGTGCGGCTGCGCCACCTCGGCGCTCTACCTGGCCGGTGACGGGGCCGTGGACTCCGAGAGGGTGAAGATCCTGTCCACCGGCGGGATGCTGGACGCGGCGCGCGAAACCGGGGCCTCCTCGGTGCTGGTCGCGACCGAGGTCGGGATGCTGCACCAGCTGCGCACCGCCGCTCCCGAGATCGACTTCCGGGCGGTCAACGACAGGGCCTCCTGCAAGTACATGAAGATGATCACTCCCGCCGCGCTGCTGCGGTGCCTGTCCGAGGGCGCGGACCGGGTCGAGGTCGCCCCGGAGACCGCGGTCGAGGCCCGTTCGGCGGTGGAGCGCATGATCAGCATCGGTCGCCCCGGTGGTGGCG
- a CDS encoding arabinofuranosyltransferase, translating to MPNPTPTGPGNAEHDHAISVSRLPTGQTVAELLLGAVTAAVLSIVLQFGIARIGIVEPSNGPEALAVLGTTVLLVLVFGAVVLARWFPQARWLRLGGVWVTLTTLSTLALALPLQGTRFYYGGSGGDNAFRMQYMTRMAENLIPADMNYANIPPYYPSGWFWLGGRFANLINWEGWAAYKPYAVAWIAVAGVVAFTLWSLSLPRKLALLAALATVLAGTRHGLLEPYAWPSAAWLAPIAVLTWRALSARARAPRGALIGIGVFTGFAAITYTLHFGFSVLLTVVMAVIIGVLRVRGGSSVGGTARELFLRLLPVGITSGVIALVVWLPFLLAGGLFQRSAAQHYLPEGSAFLPLPMTDPEPFGLLCLCGLVWLVGYTRTNRIAQALLVVIAAVYVWFGLSTLALLAETTLLAFRLEVVLESALAVAGTLGLVELVSYLRRRLSVWHATRLTVFAVVIAVTGSLAVLQHEMSSGLSSEKKAAYNDYYPNGTNALAEEESGEPGVWLDELHSTIGELTHDPPQRDILLTTNYDLLSYHPYWGFQQETPHYANPLAEYARRAATVRRWAHAANSAELSSMLQHSAFEAPDVFVVRHHVPRKEVYVPEIIDDADRVNPPKGKYSVTMKADAFPRQPNVHNYPVVFDAELFQGSDFVKRRVGPYTVIARR from the coding sequence TTGCCAAACCCCACGCCGACCGGACCGGGCAACGCCGAACACGACCACGCGATCTCGGTTTCGAGATTACCCACCGGCCAGACGGTCGCCGAGCTGCTGCTCGGCGCGGTGACGGCGGCTGTGCTGAGCATCGTGTTGCAGTTCGGGATCGCCCGAATCGGGATCGTCGAACCGAGCAACGGCCCCGAGGCACTGGCGGTGCTCGGCACCACCGTGCTGCTCGTCCTCGTCTTCGGCGCGGTGGTTCTCGCCCGCTGGTTCCCCCAAGCGAGATGGCTGCGCCTCGGGGGGGTCTGGGTGACGCTGACCACGCTGAGCACCCTCGCCCTCGCCCTCCCGCTTCAGGGGACTCGCTTCTACTACGGCGGTTCCGGCGGTGACAACGCCTTCCGGATGCAGTACATGACCCGGATGGCGGAGAACCTGATCCCCGCGGACATGAACTACGCCAACATCCCCCCGTACTACCCCTCGGGATGGTTCTGGCTGGGCGGCCGCTTCGCCAACCTGATCAACTGGGAGGGCTGGGCCGCGTACAAACCGTACGCGGTGGCCTGGATAGCTGTGGCCGGAGTCGTGGCCTTCACGCTGTGGAGCCTCAGCCTGCCGCGCAAGCTGGCCCTGCTCGCCGCGCTGGCCACCGTTCTGGCCGGGACCCGGCACGGGCTGCTCGAACCCTACGCATGGCCCTCGGCAGCCTGGCTCGCCCCGATCGCGGTGCTGACCTGGCGCGCGCTGTCCGCACGAGCACGCGCGCCACGCGGAGCGCTGATCGGCATCGGAGTGTTCACCGGTTTCGCCGCGATCACCTACACACTGCACTTCGGCTTCAGCGTGCTGCTCACAGTTGTCATGGCGGTGATCATCGGGGTGCTCCGGGTGCGGGGCGGCTCCTCGGTGGGCGGAACCGCGCGCGAGCTCTTCCTCCGGCTGCTGCCCGTCGGGATCACCAGCGGGGTGATAGCCCTGGTGGTGTGGCTGCCGTTCCTGCTGGCAGGTGGCCTGTTCCAACGCAGCGCCGCCCAGCACTACCTCCCGGAGGGAAGCGCCTTCCTCCCGCTGCCGATGACGGATCCGGAACCGTTCGGCCTGCTCTGCCTCTGCGGACTCGTGTGGCTGGTCGGCTACACCAGAACGAACCGCATCGCCCAGGCGCTGCTCGTCGTGATCGCCGCGGTCTACGTCTGGTTCGGACTGTCCACGCTGGCCCTGCTGGCGGAGACGACCCTGCTGGCCTTCCGCCTGGAGGTGGTCCTGGAAAGCGCGCTGGCCGTGGCGGGAACGCTGGGACTGGTCGAACTGGTGAGTTACCTTCGCCGGAGGCTCTCGGTGTGGCACGCGACGCGGTTGACCGTGTTCGCCGTCGTCATCGCGGTAACCGGTTCGCTGGCCGTGCTCCAGCACGAGATGTCGTCGGGGTTGAGCTCGGAGAAGAAGGCCGCCTACAACGACTACTACCCGAACGGGACCAACGCGCTGGCCGAGGAGGAGTCCGGTGAGCCGGGGGTCTGGCTGGACGAGCTGCACTCGACGATCGGCGAGCTCACGCACGACCCGCCGCAGCGCGACATCCTGCTCACCACGAACTACGACCTGCTCTCCTACCACCCCTACTGGGGCTTTCAACAGGAAACCCCGCACTACGCCAATCCACTTGCCGAGTACGCGCGCAGGGCGGCCACGGTGCGGAGGTGGGCGCACGCCGCGAACAGCGCGGAGCTGTCCAGCATGCTCCAGCACTCCGCTTTCGAAGCTCCCGACGTGTTCGTCGTGCGGCACCACGTCCCCCGGAAGGAGGTGTACGTGCCGGAGATCATCGACGACGCCGATCGGGTCAATCCCCCGAAGGGCAAGTACTCGGTGACCATGAAGGCCGACGCGTTCCCCCGCCAGCCCAACGTGCACAACTACCCCGTGGTGTTCGACGCCGAGCTGTTCCAGGGGTCCGACTTCGTCAAGCGCCGGGTCGGCCCCTACACCGTGATCGCGCGCCGCTGA
- a CDS encoding FAD-dependent oxidoreductase, with product MAYAITQTCCTDASCVAACPVNCIHPRPDEPDFGKTEMLYVDPQTCIDCGACADACPVDAVFPVDKLTGPLKAYAEVNAEYYADRSPSTDAGSPSPNFHEWGPPAFDRAVPSDFTPLDVAVVGTGPAGMYAVEDLLLHTNSRVTLIDRLPVAGGLVRYGVAPDHPSTRKIGETFARFHEHPRLRLRLGVEVGGEVSAAELSAQHDAVIYAVGASAARTLDVPGEELPGSVAATTAVAWYNGHPEVAADAVDLSAERVVVVGNGNVALDVARILTTDPDELVNTSISPQALQRLRSSRVREVVLLGRRGPEHASYTKPELLALTQRDDVELVVDTHDPRIERTMDAASPGDKGGLLRDVAREEVDWSAAPDPGRRRIVFRFNSAPEALLGDARVQALRTTGQPRTTEIPTGLVIRAIGYHGKPVPGLPFDERSGTVPHSGGRVEGSPGNYVVGWIKRGPSGGIGTNRRCAEETVGTLLDDAVAGRLPEAPRQPSKPMRIAQRLRLRRSESLERNR from the coding sequence ATGGCCTACGCGATCACCCAAACCTGCTGCACGGACGCCTCCTGCGTGGCGGCGTGCCCGGTCAACTGCATCCACCCGAGGCCGGACGAACCGGACTTCGGCAAGACGGAGATGCTGTACGTCGACCCGCAGACCTGCATAGACTGCGGTGCCTGCGCCGACGCGTGCCCGGTCGACGCCGTGTTCCCGGTGGACAAGCTCACCGGACCGCTCAAGGCGTACGCCGAGGTCAACGCCGAGTACTACGCGGACCGGAGTCCCTCCACCGACGCCGGAAGCCCCTCGCCCAACTTCCACGAGTGGGGACCGCCTGCGTTCGACCGCGCCGTCCCCAGCGACTTCACTCCCCTGGACGTCGCCGTGGTCGGCACCGGACCGGCGGGCATGTACGCCGTCGAGGACCTGTTACTGCACACGAACTCCCGGGTCACCCTCATCGACCGGCTTCCCGTCGCGGGAGGGCTCGTGCGGTACGGAGTGGCACCGGATCACCCCTCCACGCGCAAGATCGGTGAAACGTTCGCCCGGTTCCACGAGCACCCACGGTTGCGCCTGCGGCTGGGCGTCGAGGTCGGCGGCGAGGTCTCCGCGGCCGAGCTGTCCGCACAGCACGACGCGGTGATCTACGCCGTCGGGGCCTCCGCCGCCCGCACGCTCGACGTCCCCGGCGAGGAGCTGCCCGGCAGCGTGGCAGCGACCACAGCGGTGGCCTGGTACAACGGCCATCCCGAGGTCGCGGCCGATGCGGTCGACCTGTCGGCGGAACGGGTGGTCGTGGTGGGCAACGGCAACGTCGCACTGGACGTGGCCAGGATCCTGACCACCGATCCCGACGAGCTGGTCAACACCTCCATCTCGCCGCAGGCCCTGCAACGGCTGCGTTCGAGCCGGGTCCGCGAGGTGGTGCTGCTCGGACGACGCGGCCCGGAACACGCCTCCTACACCAAACCGGAACTGCTCGCCCTCACCCAGCGGGACGACGTCGAGCTCGTGGTGGACACGCACGACCCGCGGATCGAACGGACCATGGACGCGGCCTCCCCCGGGGACAAGGGGGGACTGCTGCGCGACGTCGCCCGTGAGGAAGTCGACTGGTCCGCCGCGCCCGATCCGGGAAGACGACGCATCGTGTTCCGGTTCAACTCCGCGCCCGAAGCGCTCCTCGGTGACGCACGGGTGCAGGCGCTGCGCACCACCGGTCAACCGCGGACGACCGAAATCCCCACCGGTCTGGTGATCCGTGCGATCGGCTACCACGGGAAACCGGTTCCCGGTCTGCCCTTCGACGAGCGGAGCGGAACCGTCCCGCACTCCGGTGGGCGCGTGGAAGGCAGCCCCGGCAACTACGTCGTGGGCTGGATCAAGCGCGGCCCCTCCGGAGGAATCGGCACCAACAGGAGATGCGCCGAGGAGACGGTCGGCACCCTGCTCGACGACGCCGTCGCGGGCAGACTCCCCGAAGCGCCCAGGCAACCGTCGAAACCGATGAGGATCGCGCAACGACTCCGCCTGCGGAGATCGGAGTCCCTCGAGCGGAACCGCTGA
- a CDS encoding AurF N-oxygenase family protein: protein MTSSITGSETTPATSDRDDVARRLLDSSETLSYDPAQEVDWDTPLDTNYHGTSPEWSTLYGTAYWKEMTREQQRELTRQEAASVASTGIWFEMILQQMMLRDFYAKDPTDPSFQWALTEIADECRHSIMFGRGAAKLRAPAYRPPRGVIELGRVFKTLAFGEAAYAAILVAEEVLDVMQRDWMRDERVVPFVRTVNNIHVVEESRHMKFARQETKERLEKAGPLRKQLNSLVVAIASYFIVTSMVNKKVYENAGLDVKRAVREAKSNQHHKSLLRSSCSGLMEFLSSAGMLTKASTWFYKRANLI from the coding sequence ATGACCAGCAGCATCACCGGCTCCGAAACGACTCCCGCCACCTCCGACCGGGACGATGTCGCTCGCAGGCTGCTCGACTCCTCGGAGACCCTGTCCTACGACCCCGCCCAGGAGGTCGACTGGGACACGCCGCTCGACACGAACTACCACGGCACCAGCCCCGAGTGGAGCACGCTCTACGGCACGGCCTACTGGAAGGAGATGACCCGGGAGCAGCAGCGCGAGCTGACCCGCCAGGAAGCGGCGTCGGTGGCCAGCACCGGGATCTGGTTCGAGATGATCCTGCAGCAGATGATGCTGCGGGACTTCTACGCGAAGGACCCGACCGACCCGTCCTTCCAGTGGGCGCTGACCGAGATCGCCGACGAGTGCAGGCACTCCATCATGTTCGGACGCGGAGCCGCGAAGCTGCGCGCTCCCGCCTACCGCCCACCCAGAGGAGTCATCGAACTCGGCCGCGTGTTCAAGACGCTCGCATTCGGCGAGGCCGCCTACGCCGCGATCCTGGTCGCCGAGGAAGTCCTCGACGTGATGCAGCGGGACTGGATGCGGGACGAGCGGGTGGTGCCCTTCGTCCGCACCGTCAACAACATCCACGTCGTCGAGGAATCACGGCACATGAAGTTCGCCAGGCAGGAGACCAAGGAACGCCTGGAGAAGGCCGGACCACTGCGCAAGCAGCTCAACTCCCTGGTCGTGGCCATCGCCTCGTACTTCATCGTCACCAGCATGGTGAACAAGAAGGTATACGAGAACGCGGGGCTGGACGTGAAGCGAGCCGTCCGCGAGGCGAAGAGCAACCAGCACCACAAGTCGCTGCTGCGTTCCAGCTGCTCCGGGTTGATGGAGTTCCTCAGCTCGGCCGGAATGCTGACCAAGGCATCGACCTGGTTCTACAAGCGCGCGAACCTGATCTGA
- a CDS encoding LON peptidase substrate-binding domain-containing protein — translation MTETIPLFPLGNVLLPGGSLPLHIFEARYRQLVQDLVNEVIPGRRFGVVGIRQGWEVGEDNVDAMYDIGCSARMNEIQQLPEGRYDTTSSGEHRFRLLQLDTEAAPYLMARVEWLPDTEPDQDSEQVRDRLAASARAAHERYLATGLRVEGSTSPPEDADTADLAYGLAESCVLSPDDRQNLLAETDPLLRLRRVRSLINRETEFVRRLRAVPAQLSEFAEHSGHN, via the coding sequence GTGACTGAGACTATCCCGTTGTTCCCGCTGGGAAACGTGCTGCTGCCCGGTGGCTCGCTGCCGCTGCACATCTTCGAGGCACGTTATCGCCAGCTCGTGCAGGATCTGGTCAACGAGGTGATTCCCGGACGCAGATTCGGCGTGGTCGGGATCCGGCAGGGCTGGGAAGTCGGCGAGGACAACGTCGACGCCATGTACGACATCGGTTGCTCGGCCCGGATGAACGAGATACAGCAACTCCCCGAGGGACGCTACGACACCACGAGCAGTGGCGAGCACAGGTTCCGACTGCTGCAGCTGGACACCGAGGCCGCCCCCTACCTGATGGCACGGGTGGAATGGCTGCCGGACACGGAACCGGACCAGGACTCCGAACAGGTCAGGGACCGACTCGCCGCCTCGGCGCGGGCCGCGCACGAGCGGTATCTCGCCACGGGGCTGCGCGTGGAGGGCAGCACCTCCCCTCCCGAGGACGCCGACACCGCCGATCTGGCCTACGGACTGGCGGAAAGCTGCGTGCTGAGTCCGGACGACAGGCAGAACCTGCTGGCCGAGACCGACCCGCTGCTGCGACTGCGCAGGGTCAGGTCCCTGATCAACCGGGAGACGGAGTTCGTCCGCAGGCTGCGGGCAGTGCCCGCGCAGCTGTCCGAGTTCGCCGAGCACTCCGGGCACAACTGA
- a CDS encoding NUDIX domain-containing protein translates to MLAGVLRIREKRLQALLWQRAKPPHPNRWSLPGGRLGPDETVEHSIRRQLAEKVDVRELTHVEQISVFSAPDRVPGSRVVATAFLGLIPSDADPELPDDTCWHPVEDLPETAFDHEGILFAARERLRAKLSYTNIGFALAPPRFTVSELRDIYSAALGYRVSATNLQRVLSRRGALEATGQTVAAGPSGGRPPALFRFTSRDLQITDAFAVLRPPG, encoded by the coding sequence GTGCTCGCGGGCGTACTGCGGATACGGGAGAAGCGGCTGCAGGCACTGCTGTGGCAGCGCGCCAAGCCACCTCACCCGAACCGCTGGTCCCTGCCCGGCGGCAGGCTCGGCCCCGACGAAACGGTGGAGCACTCCATCCGCAGGCAGCTGGCCGAGAAGGTCGACGTGCGGGAGCTCACGCACGTCGAGCAGATCTCGGTGTTCAGCGCCCCGGACCGCGTTCCGGGAAGCCGGGTCGTGGCAACGGCGTTCCTGGGACTGATCCCCTCCGACGCGGACCCGGAACTGCCGGACGACACCTGCTGGCACCCCGTCGAGGACCTGCCGGAGACCGCGTTCGACCACGAGGGAATCCTGTTCGCCGCACGGGAACGACTGCGGGCCAAGCTCTCCTACACCAACATCGGGTTCGCCCTGGCGCCACCGAGGTTCACCGTCTCCGAGCTCAGGGACATCTACTCGGCCGCGCTCGGATACCGCGTCTCGGCGACGAACCTGCAGCGCGTGCTGTCCCGCCGCGGGGCGCTGGAAGCCACCGGCCAGACCGTCGCGGCGGGCCCCTCCGGGGGCAGACCTCCCGCCCTGTTCCGGTTCACCTCGCGGGACCTGCAGATCACCGACGCCTTCGCCGTCCTCCGCCCTCCGGGGTGA
- a CDS encoding DUF2567 domain-containing protein has protein sequence MSEGPEDEPVSAAGTTAETVEGEPRRKPGVVVKADLLPALSVLCLVGLLGFPLGWIWARLAPPQESTLSADGELVPVLVESYHEFDGLAIFLLVSLSAGVLTAAALWLLRGRRGPVLLIAAVAGSVLAGWLGTRMGTSIVAGMYPMPQQVSPGDVVEVAPGIDTPAAWLTQPLAVAFVYGLLASWNGLDGLGRHRD, from the coding sequence GTGTCGGAGGGACCGGAGGACGAGCCCGTTTCCGCTGCGGGAACCACGGCGGAAACGGTGGAGGGCGAGCCGCGGCGGAAGCCGGGAGTGGTGGTCAAGGCCGACCTGCTGCCCGCGCTGAGCGTGCTCTGCCTGGTGGGCTTGCTGGGGTTCCCTCTCGGATGGATCTGGGCACGTCTGGCCCCGCCGCAGGAGAGCACCCTCAGCGCCGACGGCGAGCTGGTCCCGGTGCTGGTGGAGAGCTACCACGAGTTCGACGGGCTGGCCATCTTCCTGCTCGTCAGCCTGTCCGCGGGTGTGCTCACCGCGGCCGCGCTCTGGTTGCTGCGCGGCCGCAGGGGGCCGGTGCTGCTGATCGCCGCGGTGGCGGGGTCGGTGCTGGCCGGGTGGCTGGGTACTCGGATGGGCACTTCCATCGTGGCGGGGATGTATCCGATGCCGCAGCAGGTGAGCCCGGGAGACGTCGTCGAGGTCGCTCCCGGGATCGACACACCTGCCGCGTGGCTGACCCAGCCGCTGGCCGTGGCGTTCGTCTACGGGTTGCTGGCCTCGTGGAACGGTTTGGACGGTCTCGGCAGACACCGCGACTGA
- a CDS encoding cytochrome P450 family protein — protein MTASQQCPHTATTVLDDEFLQDPHVQYERMREDEPTRRVTTVTGLPVWLITRYSEAKAALTDQRLSKDYRGMRTVLDRKAEEGADRANVEDSIQAHMLNMDPPDHTRLRKLVVKAFTARRVEALRPRVEQITGELLDRLAARDSAGEAEVDLLDEFAFPLPIQVICELLGIPEDRRQDFRAWSNTLVSGKDPRASEQAAREMSEYLLELIERKRASPGDDLLAGLIEASDENDRLSGDELVAMVFLLLVAGHETTVNLIGNGMLALLDNDEEHAKLRADPTRAAKVVEEALRFDGPVNLATLRFTSEPVRVGEVDIPEGEVVLVALSSANRDDEKFPDPHRFDQDRATGGHLAFGHGIHFCVGAPLARMEGEIALRQLAERFPDIALGVPRENLRYRFSTLMRGLERLPVRLS, from the coding sequence ATGACCGCGTCACAGCAGTGCCCGCACACCGCCACCACTGTGCTCGACGACGAGTTCCTGCAGGACCCGCACGTGCAGTACGAGCGCATGCGGGAGGACGAGCCGACTCGACGGGTGACGACCGTAACCGGGCTGCCGGTCTGGTTGATCACCCGTTACTCGGAGGCCAAGGCCGCGCTCACGGACCAGCGGTTGAGCAAGGACTACCGGGGAATGCGCACCGTGCTGGACCGCAAGGCCGAAGAAGGGGCGGACAGGGCCAACGTCGAGGACTCGATACAGGCTCACATGCTGAACATGGACCCGCCAGACCACACCAGGTTGCGCAAACTGGTGGTCAAGGCCTTCACCGCGCGGCGGGTGGAGGCCCTGCGTCCCCGCGTCGAGCAGATCACCGGCGAGCTGCTCGACCGGTTGGCCGCGCGTGACTCCGCGGGCGAGGCCGAGGTGGACCTGCTGGACGAATTCGCCTTTCCCCTGCCCATCCAGGTGATCTGCGAGCTGCTCGGCATTCCGGAGGACCGCAGGCAGGACTTCCGCGCGTGGTCCAACACTCTCGTGTCGGGCAAGGACCCGCGGGCCTCGGAACAGGCCGCTCGGGAGATGTCGGAGTACCTGCTCGAGCTGATCGAGCGCAAGCGCGCGAGCCCCGGCGACGACTTGCTCGCGGGCCTGATCGAGGCCAGCGACGAGAACGACCGGCTGAGCGGCGACGAGCTGGTCGCCATGGTATTCCTGCTGCTCGTGGCCGGGCACGAGACCACGGTCAACCTGATAGGCAACGGGATGCTGGCGTTGCTGGACAACGACGAGGAGCACGCGAAGTTGCGTGCCGATCCGACGCGGGCCGCGAAGGTGGTCGAGGAGGCGCTGCGCTTCGACGGACCGGTCAACCTCGCCACCCTGCGGTTCACGAGCGAACCGGTGCGGGTGGGCGAAGTGGATATCCCCGAGGGGGAGGTGGTCCTGGTGGCGTTGTCCTCGGCGAACAGGGACGACGAGAAGTTCCCCGACCCGCACCGGTTCGACCAGGACAGGGCCACCGGCGGGCACCTGGCGTTCGGGCACGGAATCCACTTCTGCGTGGGAGCGCCCCTGGCCCGCATGGAGGGCGAGATCGCGTTGCGGCAGTTGGCCGAACGCTTCCCGGACATCGCGCTCGGCGTCCCGCGGGAGAACCTGCGCTACCGCTTCAGCACGCTCATGCGCGGTCTCGAGCGGTTGCCGGTGCGGCTCTCCTGA